In one Agrobacterium tumefaciens genomic region, the following are encoded:
- the flgG gene encoding flagellar basal-body rod protein FlgG: MRALAIAATGMDAQQTNLEVIANNIANINTTGYKRARAEFTDLLYQTERMQGVPNRANQAIVPEGANIGLGVQTSAVRNIHTQGNLIETGNKLDVAIIGQGWFQIEAADGSTLYSRAGAFNKNADGNLVTVDGYNVIPNINIPTDAQDITVTRTGQVTARIGNAAEFTELGQLTIANFANEAGLKPLGDNLFAQTPASGDAVIGVPDDPSYGYIKQSYLEGSNVDAVKEITDLITAQRAYEMNSKVITTADEMASIVSKNLK, from the coding sequence ATGAGAGCTCTTGCAATCGCTGCCACCGGTATGGACGCCCAGCAGACCAATCTGGAAGTCATCGCCAACAACATCGCCAACATCAACACCACCGGCTACAAGCGCGCGCGTGCGGAGTTCACCGATCTGCTCTACCAGACCGAGCGCATGCAGGGCGTGCCGAACCGGGCCAACCAGGCGATCGTGCCGGAAGGCGCCAATATCGGTCTCGGCGTGCAGACTTCGGCCGTGCGCAACATCCACACCCAGGGCAACCTGATCGAAACCGGCAACAAGCTTGATGTGGCGATCATCGGACAGGGCTGGTTCCAGATCGAGGCGGCCGACGGTTCGACGCTCTACAGCCGCGCCGGCGCCTTCAACAAGAATGCCGATGGCAATCTCGTGACGGTCGATGGCTATAACGTCATTCCGAACATCAATATCCCGACCGACGCGCAGGACATCACCGTTACCCGCACGGGTCAGGTGACGGCCCGTATCGGCAATGCCGCTGAATTCACCGAACTCGGCCAGCTCACCATCGCCAACTTCGCCAACGAAGCGGGCCTCAAGCCACTCGGCGACAACCTCTTTGCGCAGACGCCGGCTTCCGGCGACGCGGTCATCGGCGTGCCTGACGATCCGAGCTACGGCTACATCAAGCAATCCTACCTCGAAGGCTCGAACGTCGACGCCGTCAAGGAAATCACCGACCTGATCACGGCGCAGCGCGCCTATGAGATGAATTCCAAGGTCATCACCACCGCTGACGAAATGGCTTCGATTGTCAGCAAGAACCTGAAGTAA
- the fliE gene encoding flagellar hook-basal body complex protein FliE — MIDGIKQLSSLSLTRGASGVSSLTESVFGSQQTTPAQQTGASFASVLGNVSIDAMNNLKKAEVASFEGIQGKANTREVVDAVLSAEQSLQTAIALRDKIVSAYLDITKMQI; from the coding sequence ATGATCGACGGCATCAAGCAACTCAGCTCCCTTTCGCTCACGCGCGGCGCAAGCGGCGTTTCCTCGCTGACGGAAAGCGTTTTCGGCAGCCAGCAGACGACGCCCGCCCAGCAGACGGGTGCAAGCTTCGCAAGCGTTCTCGGCAACGTATCGATCGATGCGATGAACAACCTGAAGAAGGCGGAAGTTGCCTCCTTCGAAGGCATTCAGGGCAAGGCGAATACGCGCGAAGTGGTCGATGCCGTGCTTTCGGCCGAGCAGTCGCTGCAGACCGCCATCGCGCTGCGCGACAAGATCGTGTCGGCCTATCTCGACATTACCAAGATGCAGATCTAG
- the flgC gene encoding flagellar basal body rod protein FlgC: MDPLSAASKIAGSGLEVQSTRLRIVSENIANARSTGDTPGADPYRRKTVTFGSELDRASGVERVTVKKLGVDRGDFVNEYDPGNPAADTNGMVKMPNVNILIEMADMREANRSYDANLQVIRQTRDLVASTIDLLKASQ, from the coding sequence ATGGATCCCTTGAGTGCGGCGAGCAAGATCGCGGGCAGCGGCCTGGAAGTGCAGTCCACACGACTGCGCATCGTGTCCGAAAACATCGCCAACGCCAGATCGACCGGCGACACCCCGGGCGCCGACCCCTATCGCCGCAAGACCGTCACCTTCGGCTCGGAGCTCGACCGCGCCAGCGGCGTGGAACGCGTGACGGTGAAGAAGCTTGGCGTCGACCGAGGCGACTTCGTCAATGAATACGATCCCGGCAACCCTGCCGCCGATACCAACGGCATGGTGAAGATGCCGAACGTCAACATCCTGATTGAAATGGCCGACATGCGCGAAGCCAACCGCAGCTACGACGCCAATCTTCAGGTCATCCGCCAGACACGCGACCTCGTCGCATCCACCATCGACCTTCTGAAGGCATCGCAATGA